TTAGCCCCGCGATGGCCTTGCAGCAACAATACCACCCGGGCGAACCGAGCGGGAACGATACGCGTTAACCCTACCGTTTACGCGGCTTTGCTGCCCTCGTCGGCGCGCGGCGGGCGCTGAACGACGACTTCGTCGATCAGACCGAAGGCCTTCGCCTCCTCGGGGTTCATGAAGCGGTCGCGCTCCAGCGCCTGCTCGATCGCCTCGAGCGGCTGGCCGGTGTGGCGGACATAGATCTCGTTCAGGCGCTTGCGCAGGCTGAGGATTTCGCGCGCCTGGATTTCGATGTCGGTCGCCTGGCCTTGGGCGCCGCCCGACGGCTGGTGGACCATGATGCGCGAATTGGGCAGCGAGAAACGCTTGCCCTTGGCGCCGGCGGCGAGCAGCAGCGAGCCCATCGACGAAGCCTGACCGATGCAAACCGTCGCCACGTCGGGGCGGATATATTGCATCGTGTCGTACATCGCGAGACCCGACGTCACCACGCCGCCCGGCGAATTGATGTAGAGCGAGATGTCCTTCTTCGGATTCTCGCTTTCCAGGAACAGCAGCTGCGCGCAGATCAGGCTGGCGATGCCGTCGTTGACGGGACCGACCATGAAAATGATCCGCTCCTTCAACAGGCGCGAGTAGATGTCGAAGGCACGCTCGCCGCGCGCGGTCTGTTCGATGACCATCGGCACGAGGGCGTTCATCTGCACGTCGATCGACATTGGGGTGTGCTCCTGCGCTTAACGCGCCTGAAAACGAAAAGGGCCTTCGGAACCATTTAGGTCCGAAAGCCCCCTTCGATCAAGAGATCGGAAAAAAGAAGCCGGATCAGGCGGCTTCGTCTTCCTTGAACAGTTCCTCGACGGTAACCGGCTTATCGGTCACCTTGGCGAGTTCCAGGATGAAATCGACGACCTTCTCCTCGAAAATCGGCGCGCGCAGCTGGGCGAGCAGTTCCGGATTCGAGCGGTAGAATTCGACGACCTGGCGTTCTTGGCCGGGGAAGCGGCGGACCTGTTCGCCCAGCGCCCGGTTCACTTCGTCCTGCGTGACCTGGACGTCGTTGGCGCGGCCGACTTCGGCGAGCAGCAGGCCCAAGCGCACGCGGCGCAGCGCGATCGCCTTGTACTCGTCCTTCAGCTGGTCGTCGTTCTTGCCCTTGTGTTCCGGGTCCTCGACGCCGCGCTTGCGATCGGCTTCGACCTGGCCCCAGATCTGCTGGAATTCCATTTCGAGCATGCCCGGCGGCACTTCGAAGCTATGCGCGTCCGACAGCTTGTCGAGCAACGCGCGCTTCACCTTGGCGCGCGCGGCGCGCTGGTAGTCGCGCGACAGCTGGTCCTTCACGACCTTCTTGACGGTTTCCAGATCCTCGAAGCCGAGGCCCTTGGCGAATTCGTCGTCGATCGTCACGGGAAGCGGCTCGCGCAGCTCCTTGATCTCGACCTTGAAGGTCGCGGCCTTGCCCGCGAGCTTTTCCGAACCGTATTCGGCCGGGAACGTGACGTTCACGTCGACCTTGTCGCCGGCCTTCTTGCCGACGAGCTGGGCTTCGAAGCCCGGGATGAACTGGTTGGAGCCGAGTTCGAGGGGATGGTCGTTGCCCTTCCCGCCCGGGAACGCTTCGCCGTCCATGAAACCTTCGAAATCGATCACGGCGGTGTCGCCGAGCTTGGCTTCGCGCGCGGCTTCGACCTTCTGGGTCTTGCGCTGCGAGGCCGCGAGGCTGTCGAGCGCCTTGGCGATTTCCGCTTCGCCCGGTTCGGCCTTCGGACGTTCCAGATCGATGGTTTTGAAATCGACCGGCACGATTTCCGGCAGCACTTCCAGCGACACCGTGTATTCGAGGTCCTTGCCCTCGTCGAACGAGGTCACTTCGATCTTCG
This genomic interval from Alphaproteobacteria bacterium contains the following:
- a CDS encoding trigger factor — protein: MQVTETLNEGLKRGYKVVVSAADIAQKIDVELDEVAKKANLPGFRPGKAPKGVIKKRFGQSVMGDVLQRAVQDTTSQALLERNLKPAMQPKIEVTSFDEGKDLEYTVSLEVLPEIVPVDFKTIDLERPKAEPGEAEIAKALDSLAASQRKTQKVEAAREAKLGDTAVIDFEGFMDGEAFPGGKGNDHPLELGSNQFIPGFEAQLVGKKAGDKVDVNVTFPAEYGSEKLAGKAATFKVEIKELREPLPVTIDDEFAKGLGFEDLETVKKVVKDQLSRDYQRAARAKVKRALLDKLSDAHSFEVPPGMLEMEFQQIWGQVEADRKRGVEDPEHKGKNDDQLKDEYKAIALRRVRLGLLLAEVGRANDVQVTQDEVNRALGEQVRRFPGQERQVVEFYRSNPELLAQLRAPIFEEKVVDFILELAKVTDKPVTVEELFKEDEAA
- the clpP gene encoding ATP-dependent Clp endopeptidase proteolytic subunit ClpP — protein: MSIDVQMNALVPMVIEQTARGERAFDIYSRLLKERIIFMVGPVNDGIASLICAQLLFLESENPKKDISLYINSPGGVVTSGLAMYDTMQYIRPDVATVCIGQASSMGSLLLAAGAKGKRFSLPNSRIMVHQPSGGAQGQATDIEIQAREILSLRKRLNEIYVRHTGQPLEAIEQALERDRFMNPEEAKAFGLIDEVVVQRPPRADEGSKAA